One window of Bactrocera tryoni isolate S06 chromosome 2, CSIRO_BtryS06_freeze2, whole genome shotgun sequence genomic DNA carries:
- the LOC120767227 gene encoding uncharacterized protein LOC120767227 has translation MLVTTYQHDYVPPYTKRYEFVKKLDKAEKEKEECQCIDTAKIEVPKAAQEKCESTAEWTGIAPMGRLIDPRIIPTKLTPEQADNLAKDTDGDCFKAQPNRFLQILRTAYPDLYDRLKQMPKDELNRRLERQRLFTTYQIDYCNMNEYPEGIYESLKEKDDTAKLNATKLLQKEGACDVFRANVMKELDNQTRNPTITDPCEHAYKPFKISFTDSARFINSGNNSHWRSKAFVTRTNFSEYMETISRNGCVIMKNNIHDHSKCGSNGKHCRHPLLNVCINHVR, from the coding sequence ATGCTTGTAACCACCTACCAACACGACTACGTGCCGCCCTACACCAAACGTTATGAGTTCGTCAAAAAGCTAGACAAAGCGGAAAAGGAAAAAGAGGAGTGTCAATGCATTGATACAGCAAAAATCGAAGTGCCCAAAGCCGCACAAGAGAAGTGCGAAAGCACCGCGGAATGGACTGGCATTGCACCGATGGGACGACTCATCGATCCACGCATCATACCGACCAAACTAACACCCGAACAAGCCGACAACTTAGCCAAAGACACGGATGGCGATTGCTTTAAAGCGCAACCGAATCGTTTTCTGCAAATACTGCGCACTGCCTATCCAGATTTGTATGATCGCCTGAAGCAAATGCCTAAAGATGAACTGAATAGACGTTTGGAGCGTCAACGGCTCTTTACCACATATCAAATTGATTATTGTAATATGAACGAATATCCGGAAGGTATATATGAGAGTCTCAAAGAGAAGGATGACACCGCTAAACTCAACGCAACGAAATTACTGCAGAAAGAGGGCGCTTGCGATGTCTTCCGCGCCAATGTAATGAAGGAATTGGACAATCAAACACGCAATCCGACCATCACAGATCCCTGCGAACACGCGTACAAGCCGTTCAAGATCTCCTTTACGGACAGCGCACGCTTCATCAATAGCGGCAATAATTCGCATTGGCGCAGCAAAGCGTTTGTCACACGCACCAATTTCTCCGAGTATATGGAAACGATTAGCCGCAATGGTTGtgttattatgaaaaataacatACATGATCACAGCAAGTGCGGCAGCAATGGCAAACACTGCCGTCATCCGCTGCTGAATGTGTGCATAAATCATGTGCGCTGA